The sequence GGGTGAGCCGCAGCGGCGACTGGTTGAACGCGGTCGGGGCGTACTTCACCAGGTCGTAGATCGCCTGGACCTGCTCGTCGGTGACCGGCTCGTCCGTGAACGTGTTGGCGGTCTGGGCCTCGCGGAACAGGAGGTCCTGAGCGGCGGCGTCAAGGGCGAGAGTCATAAGGGCACCTCGGTTGAATCGGTCGGTGGGGTGTCGGGTCGACGCATACCACCGTAAGGGAGATGTGTTAACTTTCAACTAAATCCGGGGCGGTTGTGAGCGGGATCACATGGGGTGCCCGGTGGGATCGCGCCGGACGTGGCGCCGGTCCGGCTCAGGACTCCCCGGACTCCTCCGCCAGCGCCGCGTCCAGCCGGGCCCGCGCACCCTCCAGCCAGTGGCGGCAGACCTTGGCCAGCTCCTCGCCGCGCTCCCACAGCGCCAGCGACTCCTCCAGCGTGGTGCCGCCCGCCTCCAGGCTGCGGACGACCTCGATCAGCTCGTCCCGCGCCTGCTCGTAGCCGAGGACGGACTCCACCCCGGGCCCGGCCGCGGCCGCCTGCCCGGCGTCCGCCGCGCCGCCCGCCGCGCCGCCCGTGCTGCCGTCCGTCATGTCCTCGGTCTTCGCCTTCGCCATGTCTTCCTCGTTCTCCCACCCTATGAGTCGTGATGTGGCACCGGACGGGGCTACGCCTCCACCCGGACCCCGAAGTCGCCCTCGGCCACCCGGGCCCGCAGCGCCTCGTCTGCGGCCACCTCGTCCGGTGAGCGCACGGCCGTCCCGTCGGCCCGCTGGAGCACCGCATAGCCGCGCTCCAGCGTCGCCTTGGGGGAGAGGGCGACCACCCGGGCCAGGGTGTGCGTCAGCTCCGAGTCGGCGCGGTCCAGCAGATGGCCGAGGGTGCGCCGACCGCGCTCCAGGAGGGCGGTGATCTGCTCCTCGCGCTCCTCCACCATCCGGTGCGGCCGCTCTATACAGGGCCGGTGCAGCGCCGCCGCCAGCCCCCGCTCCTCCCGTTCGACGAAACCGACGACCGCGCGCCGGGCCCGCTCCCGCAGCTGGCGCACGCGGGTGAGCTCCTCGCCCACGTCCGGGACGACCTTCTTCGCCGCGTCCGTGGGAGTGGAGGCCCGCAGATCGGCGACCAGGTCCAGCAGCGGGCTGTCCGGCTCATGGCCGATGGCGGAGACGACCGGGGTGCGGGCCGCGCTCACGGCCCGTACGAGCTGCTCGTCGGAGAACGGCAGCAGATCCTCCACGCTGCCGCCGCCCCGCGCCACGATGATCACGTCCACCTCGGGCAGCGCATCGAGCTCCCGGACCGCCTCGATCACCTTCGGCACGGCATGCACGCCCTGGACGGGGACGTTGCGCACCTCGAAGCGGACGGCGGGCCAGCGGTGCCGGGCGTTCTCCAGGACGTCGCGCTCGGCGGCGCTGGCCCGGCCGCAGACCAGCCCGATCAGCTGCGGGAGGAAGGGCAGCGGCCGCTTGCGGTCGGCCGCGAACAGGCCCTCCGCGGCCAGCGACTTCTTCAACTGCTCCAGCCGGGCGAGGAGTTCGCCGACCCCGACCGGTCTGATCTCGGCGGCCCGCAGCGACAGCTGGCCCCTCGGCGCGTACCACTCCGGTTTGGCATGCACCACCACCCGGGCGCCCTCGCTGATGACATCGGCCACCTTGTCGAAGACCTGGCGGTAGCACGTCACGCTCAGCGAGATGTCGTACGAGGGGTCGCGCAGCGTCAGGAACACCACCCCCGCGCCGGGCCGCCGCGAGAGCTGGGTGATCTGACCCTCGACCCAGACGGCGCCGAGGCGGTCGATCCACCCGCCGATGAGCCGGGAGATCTCGCCGACGGGCATCGGCGCTTCCGCAGACGTTGAGACAGCCATACGAGCGAGAGTAGCGGCGGCCACTGACAGCGCCCCCGTCCGCGGCCGCCGAGGACCGCCCCTCCCCGTCAGGCCCGCCGTCCGACCGCCCGCCGCCGGGCCCCCTACCGCATCACCAGCACCATCAGCCCCACCCCCAGCCACACCCCGCCCACGGTCTGCGCCGTCGCCGATGCCTCGACGATCACCGCGAGCACCACCGCCAGGCCCAGCAGCGGCACCACCACATGCCGCAGCACGCTCGGCTTCCCCGCCCGTCCCCGCACCGCGAACCAGCCGATCACCGACGCGTGCAGCAGCGCGAACGCGGTCAGCGCGCCCACGTTCACGATCGAGGACAGCTGATCGAGCCCGTCGGGTCGGCGCGCCGCCCACACCGCCGCCACCAGCGTCACCAGGGCCGCCCCGAGCAGCGCCCGGCGCGGCACCCCGCTGCCCGCGTCCACCTTCGACATCGCCCCCGGCAGCCGCCGGTCCCGGGCCATCGCGAACAGCAGCCGGCCCGCCGCGGCCTGCCCCGCCAGCGCCGCGAACGCCGCACCGACCGCCTTGCTCACCGCCACCAGATCGTGCAGCCAGCCGCCGACCGCCGCATCGACGGTGGCGTAGAAGGCCGCGCCCTGCTCACCCGGCTCCGCCGCCAGCCGGGCGGCGGACATCGGAGCCAGCAGCGCCGCCAGATAGGTCTGGACGGCGAAGAGCACCCCGGCCACCACCAGACACGTGAGCACCGCCCGCGCCACCCGTTTCGGTCCTCCGGCCGCCTCCTCCGCGAACGACGCGATCGCATCGAAGCCCAGATAGGACAGCACCGCCACGGACACCGCCGACAGCACCGCGGTCACGGAGAACCCGCCCTCGCCCGTGAACGGCACCGCCCAGCCACGCTGCGCACCGTGCACGGCCAGCTCCACCACGGCCGCCCCCACGAACACCGCCAGCACCGCGATCTCCAGCGCCAGCACCGCGAACCCGACGACCGCCGCGACCCGTACCCCCCACAGGTTCAGCAGCGTCGTCACCGCCACCGCCAGCGCCGTCCACGCCCACTGGGGCACCGCCGGCACCAGGGCATGCATCGCGATCCCGGAGAAGAGATACGCCACCGCCGGGATCAGCAGATAGTCCAGCATCGCCATCCACCCGGCGACGAACCCCGCGCCCTCGCCCAGCCCCACCCGGGCATACGTGTAGACCGACCCGGCCCGCGGCGCGACCTGCACCATCAGGGCGTAGGAGTACGCGGTGAACGTCATCGCGACGGTGGCCACCAGATAGACGACGGTGATCGCACCGTGCGAGGCGGCCTGGAGCGTGCCGAAGATCCCCACCGGCGCCATCGGGGCGATGAACAGCAGTCCGTAGACGATCAGATCCCGGAACGTCAGCGTCCGCCGCAGGCCCCCGCCCGCCGGGCCGGTGCTCCCGCCCGCCTCGTCGCCCGCGGTGCGGCCGGTCGCCCCCTGCATCCGTCCTCCTCGGCACGTCTTCGTAGGCCCTTGCCCAGTGTGGGCCCCCGGGGCGATCCGACGTCGGCGGCGCACGCCCTACGATGGATCCCATGACTTCCCGCCCGTCGCCCGACAACCACCGCAAAGTTCTGCTCGCCGCCCCCCGTGGCTACTGCGCGGGCGTGGACCGCGCCGTGATCGCCGTCGAGAAGGCCCTCGAGCAGTACGGCGCGCCCGTCTACGTACGCCACGAGATCGTGCACAACAAGTACGTCGTCAAGACCCTCGAAAAGAAGGGTGCGATCTTCGTCGACGAGACGGAGGAGGTGCCCGAGGGCAACATCGTCATCTTCTCGGCGCACGGCGTCGCGCCCGTCGTCCACGAAGAGGCCGCCCGCGGCAAGCTCGCCACCATCGACGCCACCTGCCCGCTGGTCACCAAGGTCCACAAGGAAGCCGTCCGGTTCGCCAAGGAGGACTACGACATCCTCCTGATCGGTCACGAGGGCCACGAAGAAGTCATCGGCACCAGCGGCGAGGCGCCCGAGCACATCACCCTGGTCGACGGCCCCGGCGACGTCGCCAACGTCGAGGTCCGCGACCCCGACAAGGTCGTCTGGCTCTCCCAGACCACCCTCTCCGTGGACGAGACCATGGAGACCGTCGACGCCCTCAAGGGCCGCTTCCCCAACCTGCTCTCCCCGCCCAGCGACGACATCTGCTACGCCACCCAGAACCGCCAGACCGCGGTCAAGCAGATGGGCGCCGAGGCCGACCTCGTCATCGTCGTCGGCTCCAAGAACTCCTCGAACTCCGTCCGCCTGGTCGAGGTGGCGCTGGGCGCCGGCGCCCGCGCCGCGCACCTGGTCGACTACGCCGAGGAGATCGACGAGGCGTGGCTGGACGGCGTGGGCACGGTCGGCGTCACCTCCGGCGCCTCCGTCCCCGAGATCCTCGTCCACGGCGTCCTGGACTGGCTCGCCCAGCGCGGCTACGAGGACGTCGAGACGGTCACGGCCGCCGAGGAGTCCATCGCCTTCTCGCTGCCCAAGGAGCTGCGCCGCGATCTGCGGGCCGAGGCGAAGGCCGCCACCGAGGGCTGAGCGCCCCGG is a genomic window of Streptomyces gilvosporeus containing:
- a CDS encoding exodeoxyribonuclease VII small subunit, whose translation is MAKAKTEDMTDGSTGGAAGGAADAGQAAAAGPGVESVLGYEQARDELIEVVRSLEAGGTTLEESLALWERGEELAKVCRHWLEGARARLDAALAEESGES
- a CDS encoding 4-hydroxy-3-methylbut-2-enyl diphosphate reductase, producing the protein MTSRPSPDNHRKVLLAAPRGYCAGVDRAVIAVEKALEQYGAPVYVRHEIVHNKYVVKTLEKKGAIFVDETEEVPEGNIVIFSAHGVAPVVHEEAARGKLATIDATCPLVTKVHKEAVRFAKEDYDILLIGHEGHEEVIGTSGEAPEHITLVDGPGDVANVEVRDPDKVVWLSQTTLSVDETMETVDALKGRFPNLLSPPSDDICYATQNRQTAVKQMGAEADLVIVVGSKNSSNSVRLVEVALGAGARAAHLVDYAEEIDEAWLDGVGTVGVTSGASVPEILVHGVLDWLAQRGYEDVETVTAAEESIAFSLPKELRRDLRAEAKAATEG
- the xseA gene encoding exodeoxyribonuclease VII large subunit, coding for MAVSTSAEAPMPVGEISRLIGGWIDRLGAVWVEGQITQLSRRPGAGVVFLTLRDPSYDISLSVTCYRQVFDKVADVISEGARVVVHAKPEWYAPRGQLSLRAAEIRPVGVGELLARLEQLKKSLAAEGLFAADRKRPLPFLPQLIGLVCGRASAAERDVLENARHRWPAVRFEVRNVPVQGVHAVPKVIEAVRELDALPEVDVIIVARGGGSVEDLLPFSDEQLVRAVSAARTPVVSAIGHEPDSPLLDLVADLRASTPTDAAKKVVPDVGEELTRVRQLRERARRAVVGFVEREERGLAAALHRPCIERPHRMVEEREEQITALLERGRRTLGHLLDRADSELTHTLARVVALSPKATLERGYAVLQRADGTAVRSPDEVAADEALRARVAEGDFGVRVEA
- a CDS encoding APC family permease, whose translation is MQGATGRTAGDEAGGSTGPAGGGLRRTLTFRDLIVYGLLFIAPMAPVGIFGTLQAASHGAITVVYLVATVAMTFTAYSYALMVQVAPRAGSVYTYARVGLGEGAGFVAGWMAMLDYLLIPAVAYLFSGIAMHALVPAVPQWAWTALAVAVTTLLNLWGVRVAAVVGFAVLALEIAVLAVFVGAAVVELAVHGAQRGWAVPFTGEGGFSVTAVLSAVSVAVLSYLGFDAIASFAEEAAGGPKRVARAVLTCLVVAGVLFAVQTYLAALLAPMSAARLAAEPGEQGAAFYATVDAAVGGWLHDLVAVSKAVGAAFAALAGQAAAGRLLFAMARDRRLPGAMSKVDAGSGVPRRALLGAALVTLVAAVWAARRPDGLDQLSSIVNVGALTAFALLHASVIGWFAVRGRAGKPSVLRHVVVPLLGLAVVLAVIVEASATAQTVGGVWLGVGLMVLVMR